TAGCCTCTAGGCCCTAGTCTCTAGCCTCTAAATTCTAAGGGCGGCTTTGCCGCGATTATCTACTCTAGCCCCTACTCTCTAGCCTCTAAATTCTAGGGGCGGCTTCGCCGCGATTATCTACTCTAGCCTCTAGCCCCTACTCTCTAGCCTCTAAATTCTAAGGGCGGCTTCGCCGCAATTATATACTCTAGCCTCTAGGCCCTAGTCTCTAGCCTCTAAATTCTAAGGGCGGCTTTGCCGCGACTATTTACTCTAATCCCTAGCCCCTAGTCTCTAGCCTCTATTCCAAACACTTCCTCTCGTTTGTACTGCTTCACATCTTTGTCTTCTGCTACGGCTTTCTCGCGCAAGAGCATGTTCAATGCCTGCAATATCAAGTTCTGCGTGTGCTTGGGTACGGGCTTTTTGCCGAGCCTCGCCTTCTGCACCATCTTGTGGTTCAAGTTAACAGGAAGTTTCTCTACCAGGGCGTGGTTTGTAGCGCCCAATTCATTCAGGATTTCATCTAGCTTAGTCATGACAAAAAAATAAAAAAGACTCCCGGTGATTAACCGGAAGTCTTGAAATTTCTAAGGAGAATCGAAAGGGAGCGAGTCCCTTCGATTATTCGCTACTACGGAGTGAAGTTCGATTCGCACTTCATACCGTCGTTATCCGGAGTGACGAAGTGCATTTCGATACGGCGGTTCTGTTCGCGGCCGTCAGACGTGTTGTTGTCGTCGACCGGGCAAGTAGAACCAAGACCGATAGCCTTGATACGCTTCTTATCGACACCGAACTTCGTCAAGGTCTTCATCACTTCCTTAGCGCGGTTCTCGGAGAGCTTCTGGTTGGAGGCTTCCCTACCGACGTTATCGGTGTGACCCTGGATGACGATTTCGAGTTCCTTATAGCTTTCGTCTTCGACGAGCTTCTTCGCCACACCCTTCAGGATGTTCTTGGCGTTGGATTCGAGAGTGGCCTTACCAGACTTGAAGGTAACACCGTCAAGCTTTTCGGCAGCCTTCTTCGGACATCCGTGGCCATCGTCACCCGGTTCATCCGGGCAGCGGTCAATACCGGTACAGACATCGGCGAACTGCTTCTGGAGCTTCTTGGTGGACACCCATTCAGAGCAGACACCATCCTTATCCGGGTCCGGATCGTCGTCGAACGGACAACCCTTGTTCCATTCAGGACCAGCTTCGCTCGGGCAGCGGTCACTACCGTGGCAAACATCCTTGAACTGTTCAGTCATGTTCTTTTCAATCACCCACGGAGAGCAGAGGCTGTCGGCATCCGGGTCCGGATTATCCATCGGGCAACCCTGAGCCCATGCCGGGCCCGGTTCGTTCGGGCACTTATCGACATCCTTACAGATGCCTTCGTACTGGTCGAGCATGCCCTTCTCCTTGACCCACGGATCGCAGAGGCTATCCTTGTCGGAGTCCGGGTTGCCGAGCGGGCAGCCATCGTTAGTGGCCGGACCGAATTCGAGCGGGCACTTGTCGAGACCCTTACAGGTCTTGGTGATATACGGATCGTTGAGCGTTGCAGCATTTTCGAAGTAGTAGCCCATTCTCTTCTGGGTCACCCATTCGTCGCAGAGGCCGTCACCGTCGGAGTCCGGATCATCCCACGGACAACCCTTGTTACCAGACGGACCCGCTTCAGCCGGACACATGTCGTAGCCCTTACAAACGTCGGCATACTGATCGAGCTTGTTCTTGTCGGTCACCCACGGAGAGCAGAGGCCATCCTTATCCGGGTCGGCGTTGTCTTCCGGACAACCGTTGTTGCCTTCAGGACCGGCTTCACCCGGGCACTGGTCAATACCCTTACAAATACCCTTGAACTTCTTGAGGAGCTTCTTCTGAGTTACCCAAGCATCGCAGACACCGTCCTTATCCGGGTCCGGATCGTCGAGCGGGCAACCATCGTCGCCTTCGCCGGCTTCGTTCGGGCACTGGTCAACGCCTTCGCAAACATCGGCGAAGTCAGCCAGCAAACCACGTTCAGCAACCCAAGCGTCGCAAACGCCATCTTCGTCAGCATCAGGATTGCCAAGCGGGCAGCCCTGGTTCAAACGGTGACCAAAGTCATCCGGGCACTTGTCGTCCTTGTCAAGGACGCCGTCGCCGTCACGGTCCTGAGCCAGCAGGAAGCCGCTCCAGGTAAGACCGCCGTACACCTTGTATTCCGGGTTGACACGGGCAGTGTATTCAAGAATATGCTTGTTGTTCTCCATGGCAATGACTTTCGTCATCTTGTTCTTGTCGCCAATGAAGTAAGAACCACCGATGTGGATGTCGAGGCCCACCGGCAGGTGGAACACTAACGCACCGGTAAGTTCCTTCATGTCGAAGGAAGTCTTCATCTTGTTGCCCAAACGGTCAGCATAGGTGAAGTCATCCAGCTGGATGTCCCAGTAATATTCAGCAAAGATGGAGAGGAAGTCCATGAAGTAGAATTCGGCAGCGGCGCTCATGAACGGATAGGACAAATATTCGTCATCCATGGAGTAACGGTAACCGCCGTTCACGTGGAACACGAGCGGAACACCGTCGCCCTCGTCGAGCTTGCCGAAGTCGGCAGTGATAGCCATGCCGCCCTTGAGGAAGGTGCTACGAGTACCGTAGGCCTGAGCCTGACCGTTCTTCGTGTTGATATAAGAAGCGTCACGGATCCAGATACCGTCCTTGTCCGTGTTGACTGTGGCAACTTCGACCTGGCCGAACACGGCGATGTCGAACGGCTGGTCATCGGGGAGCGGGAAGCGGGCCTTCAAGTCACCGTGCAGGTTGCCGATGTAGCCGACGTCGGTACTCGGAACGTCGCCAAGCTGTCCGCCGGCAGAATCAGGTTCGCCCTTGTAGCTGTCGTATTTAGAATACCACTCGTTTGTCACGTGGAACTTATCATAGTAAACAGGGAGGCCGATACCCAAGTCAAAATAGTGCCAAACGCCGATACCGATACCGAGCTGGGTGCTGAGAGCGATATAGTCGTCCTTAATCGGACCGCCACGCATTATAGCGAAGTCCTTGTACCCATCACCTTTACCGCGATGGAGTTCCCTCAAGCCTTCGTGGCCATTACCATTAATATGGGAAATATCGTTGGTTGCGTCCATCAAAGCATAAAATGCCAGCTTCGAATGACCCAAAGACTGAGCAGACTGCGTCTTATTGACACCGACAAATCCCGTCTTGTTAATCGTTTGGGGATGCGTAGCGAAAGCAGCCGAAGCAGCCAGCGCCAGAGCAATTCCCATTGCTACTTTTTTCATAGCGTCTCCTTAAGTGTGGGAAAAACCAAGAAAACAGGTTCTCCCGATAAATTGCTAAGCAAAATATAGTCTTTTTATTTTATTTTCTTTTCTTTTTTTTACAAAAAAGGTCTTTTTTCATAGACAAAACTTCCATAAATCAGTCAAAAAGCTCAGGCCGGCACCGCCGGATGCTTGTATAACCCGACTTTCCTATTATAATATGGTCAAGGACGGGAATCTGCAAAACCCGCCCTGCAGCACAGAGAACACGGGTGATTGCCAGGTCCTCGTCACTCGCCTCGGTCGACCCCGACGGGTGGTTATGGGCGAAAATAACCGATACGGCCCGGTCCTTCACCGCCTCCGAAAAAGCCTCCCTAGGGTGGACTGGAGTCTGGTTCACAAGGCCCGTGGTCAGTTCGTTCACATTGATAATCTTGTTTGCCGCATTCAACGAGACGACCACAAGATGTTCCTGCTGCTCGAATTTAAGGAAAGACAGCCTGCCGAGAATGTCTTCTGGCGTGCGAACCGCAATGACTTTGTCGCTCAAGATATAGCGGCTGGACAATTCCAGGCAAGCAAGCACCTGTGTTGACTTCGCGCGGCCAAGCCCGTTGATTTGCCGCAAACTGGAAAGCGAAGGAACACTTGTCGCATTCGAAAGATATTCGGAAATGCGCCTGGAAAGTTCAAAAACATCGCAATCCCGATTTCCGCTACCCAAAATCAGGGCAAGCAATTCTTCTGTCGTAAGTGCCGCAGCACCCAATTTTTCAATTTTTTCACGCGGTTTCAATATTTCTGCATTTTTGCAGGGCAAAAGATCGTGCATAGATTCCCCCTTTAAAAAAATGATCTCGTCTATATAGACGTTCAAAACGCGATTTTTGTCCTCAAAAAATTTTTTTCTTGAAACTTTTCTTTTTTCGTAGCCTGATCCGCCACCATTTCGAATCAAAAGGCTGCAATTCATCAAACTTTCGAACAGCAATTTTTAAAAGCACCAAAACTTCATAGCAAAAACGCAACATTTTCACTTACACAAATTAAAGACGCAAAAGATTTAAGCCAAAAACAATCTATTTTTAAAACACAAAAACTAAAAATCTCGCAAAAGTCAAGCAAAAACAAAGAAATATTCAACAAAAACCAAAAATTCAACCATCAATTTCAAAAAATCAAAAACTTTTTTCATTATTTTCAGAAGAATCCGTTGCCACACGGTAGCACATGTTCTATATTTTCGGCATAAAACAATTTAAAACAACCCGATAAAACAGGAAAAACTATGGCAAATAAGACCTTAAGTGGCGCCGAAGTGATTATCGAATGCCTCAAACGCGAAGGCATCGACACTATTTTCGGCTATCCGGGTGGTTCCGCCATCCCGATGTTCGACGCAATTCTCGATTCCAATATTAAAGTAGTCCTTAGCCGCCACGAACAGGGTGCAACCCACATGGCCGACGGCTATGCTCGCCAGACGGGCAAGGTCGGCGTCGCCCTCGTGACTTCTGGTCCGGGTGCCACCAACACGTTTACCGGCATTTACACAGCCCTCATGGATTCTAGCCCGATCGTGGTGCTCGCCGCCCAGACGACGACCCCGAACCTCGGCAAGGACGCCTTCCAGGAATGCGACACGAGCGGCATGACTTTCGCAGCCGTCAAGCATTCTTACCTGGTGAAGGATTCCAACGACCTCCCGCGCATCATGAAGGAAGCCTTCCACATCGCCCGCAGCGGCCGCCCGGGCCCCGTGCTCATTGACCTTCCTAAGGACGTGACCGCAGGCCCCTGCACCGCACCGTTCACCGACCAGATGGATTTGCCCGGCTACAAGATTCCGACGTACGCCTCTACCGAGAGCGTCGAAAAGGCAGCCGAATACCTCAAGAATTCCAAAAAGCCGCTGTTGCTCGTGGGCCACGGTGCCATGATCAGCGGGGCTTCCCGCCAAGTGAAGGAACTCGCCGAAAAACTGAACGCCCCGGTGTGCTGCACCATGCTCGGCCTCGGCGCCTTCCCCACTGATCACGAGCTTTCGCTCGGCATGCTCGGCATGCACGGCACCGTGTACGCCAACAAGGCCGTGCTCGACTGCGACCTGATTCTCTCCATCGGCAGCCGCTGGGACGACCGCATCACCGGCAAGCTCGAAGTGTTCTGCAAAGACGCCATCAAGATGCACATCGACATCGACCCCGCCGAAGAAGGCAAGGTGCTGCAGCCGGATGTGTTCATGTGCGGCGACGCCAAGCTCGTACTCGAGCAGCTCCTCCCGATGGTGCACAAGCTCGATACCGCTGACTGGGTCAAGACTTGCCAGACTTGGAAGAAACGCTTCCCGCTCACCTACCCCAAGCAGGGTGGACTCCGCATGCAGCACGTGATTGCAACTGCAAGCAAGCTCACCGACGGTAAGGCCATCGTCACGACCGACGTGGGCCAGCACCAGATGTGGGTTGCCCAGTTTTTCCATATAAACTATCCTCGTCAGCTCCACTCCAGTGGCGGCGCAGGCACGATGGGCTTCGGCTTCCCCGCCGCTATCGGTGCCGCATTCGGCAACGAGACCGGTTGGCCGGTGCTCAGTTTCAGCGGTGACGGTGGTTTCCAGATGACCGAAGCGGAACTCGCGACCGCGGCCATCCACAAGCTCCCCATCAAGATTTTCGTGATGGACAACAAGTACCTCGGCATGGTGCGCCAGTGGCAGGAACTCTTCTACGACCACCGCTACTCCAGCGTCGACATGATGGGTAACCCCGACTTCGTGAAGCTCGCCGAAGCCTACGGCATCCCGGGTCTTCGCATCAAGCGCGCGGCCGATGCCGAACGCGTGATCCAGAAGGCGCTCGAATACAAGGACGGCCCAATTCTCATCCACTGCGAATGCGAGAAGGAAGACAACGTGTTCCCGATGATTCCGGCAGGCGCCCCGCTTACCGCCATGCTCACGGAAGCACCGAAGGCCCAGCTCGAAAAACCCACGGGATCGACGTAATAGGAGGACATTACCATGATAAAAGATATCGCTCATTCTATCAGTTTGTTGGTGGCGAACCGCCCGGGCGTGCTCGTGCGTATCGCCCTCGTGTTCTCCCGCCGTGGCTACAACATCGACTCGCTCGTTGTCTCCCCCACGCTCGACCCGAACTTCAGCCGCATGAACATCATCGCTCACGGCAATCCCGAGATCCTGATGCAGATCATCAAGCAACTCGAGAAGCTCGTCGACGTGGTGCAGGCGAAGGACCATACCGGCACGGACGCCGTCGAGAAGGAACTCGCACTCATCAAGGTGCGTTGCACTCCCGACCAGCGTACCGAAATTTTGCAGCTTTGCGACCATTTCCACGCCAATACCGTGGACATGACCGCCACCTCCATGATTATCCAGATTACCGGAAACAGCATGAAGGTCGATACGCTCAAGAGCCTGCTGCAGAAGTTCGAGATTGTCGAGTACATCCGCACAGGCAAAGTCATCATGCTCCGCGGCGAAGACAAGACGTAGCGAGCGCGCAGCGCTCGAGTAGACAGTATGCAGTAGACAGTGGTTAGTAATTAATTCTGTCAATTGTAGATCTGA
The window above is part of the uncultured Fibrobacter sp. genome. Proteins encoded here:
- the radC gene encoding DNA repair protein RadC; translation: MHDLLPCKNAEILKPREKIEKLGAAALTTEELLALILGSGNRDCDVFELSRRISEYLSNATSVPSLSSLRQINGLGRAKSTQVLACLELSSRYILSDKVIAVRTPEDILGRLSFLKFEQQEHLVVVSLNAANKIINVNELTTGLVNQTPVHPREAFSEAVKDRAVSVIFAHNHPSGSTEASDEDLAITRVLCAAGRVLQIPVLDHIIIGKSGYTSIRRCRPELFD
- the ilvN gene encoding acetolactate synthase small subunit; the protein is MIKDIAHSISLLVANRPGVLVRIALVFSRRGYNIDSLVVSPTLDPNFSRMNIIAHGNPEILMQIIKQLEKLVDVVQAKDHTGTDAVEKELALIKVRCTPDQRTEILQLCDHFHANTVDMTATSMIIQITGNSMKVDTLKSLLQKFEIVEYIRTGKVIMLRGEDKT
- the ilvB gene encoding biosynthetic-type acetolactate synthase large subunit: MANKTLSGAEVIIECLKREGIDTIFGYPGGSAIPMFDAILDSNIKVVLSRHEQGATHMADGYARQTGKVGVALVTSGPGATNTFTGIYTALMDSSPIVVLAAQTTTPNLGKDAFQECDTSGMTFAAVKHSYLVKDSNDLPRIMKEAFHIARSGRPGPVLIDLPKDVTAGPCTAPFTDQMDLPGYKIPTYASTESVEKAAEYLKNSKKPLLLVGHGAMISGASRQVKELAEKLNAPVCCTMLGLGAFPTDHELSLGMLGMHGTVYANKAVLDCDLILSIGSRWDDRITGKLEVFCKDAIKMHIDIDPAEEGKVLQPDVFMCGDAKLVLEQLLPMVHKLDTADWVKTCQTWKKRFPLTYPKQGGLRMQHVIATASKLTDGKAIVTTDVGQHQMWVAQFFHINYPRQLHSSGGAGTMGFGFPAAIGAAFGNETGWPVLSFSGDGGFQMTEAELATAAIHKLPIKIFVMDNKYLGMVRQWQELFYDHRYSSVDMMGNPDFVKLAEAYGIPGLRIKRAADAERVIQKALEYKDGPILIHCECEKEDNVFPMIPAGAPLTAMLTEAPKAQLEKPTGST
- a CDS encoding OmpA family protein — protein: MKKVAMGIALALAASAAFATHPQTINKTGFVGVNKTQSAQSLGHSKLAFYALMDATNDISHINGNGHEGLRELHRGKGDGYKDFAIMRGGPIKDDYIALSTQLGIGIGVWHYFDLGIGLPVYYDKFHVTNEWYSKYDSYKGEPDSAGGQLGDVPSTDVGYIGNLHGDLKARFPLPDDQPFDIAVFGQVEVATVNTDKDGIWIRDASYINTKNGQAQAYGTRSTFLKGGMAITADFGKLDEGDGVPLVFHVNGGYRYSMDDEYLSYPFMSAAAEFYFMDFLSIFAEYYWDIQLDDFTYADRLGNKMKTSFDMKELTGALVFHLPVGLDIHIGGSYFIGDKNKMTKVIAMENNKHILEYTARVNPEYKVYGGLTWSGFLLAQDRDGDGVLDKDDKCPDDFGHRLNQGCPLGNPDADEDGVCDAWVAERGLLADFADVCEGVDQCPNEAGEGDDGCPLDDPDPDKDGVCDAWVTQKKLLKKFKGICKGIDQCPGEAGPEGNNGCPEDNADPDKDGLCSPWVTDKNKLDQYADVCKGYDMCPAEAGPSGNKGCPWDDPDSDGDGLCDEWVTQKRMGYYFENAATLNDPYITKTCKGLDKCPLEFGPATNDGCPLGNPDSDKDSLCDPWVKEKGMLDQYEGICKDVDKCPNEPGPAWAQGCPMDNPDPDADSLCSPWVIEKNMTEQFKDVCHGSDRCPSEAGPEWNKGCPFDDDPDPDKDGVCSEWVSTKKLQKQFADVCTGIDRCPDEPGDDGHGCPKKAAEKLDGVTFKSGKATLESNAKNILKGVAKKLVEDESYKELEIVIQGHTDNVGREASNQKLSENRAKEVMKTLTKFGVDKKRIKAIGLGSTCPVDDNNTSDGREQNRRIEMHFVTPDNDGMKCESNFTP